Below is a genomic region from Ruania alba.
GGCCCTTCACGTCGGATCCGATGGCGAAGTAGCGCACGTAGGGCTCGATGCTCGAGCCGGCTGTCGGCGCTTTGACGTTTCCGACCGTGTTCGAGGAGTTGACGGCCTGGAGCGTGCCATCGACATAGAGCGCGACTTGGGTGCCGTCGAACGTTGCAACGACGCTGTGCCAGACTCCGCTATCGATCGGTGCCGAGGTCACGCTCCGGTAGCCGCCGTTGATGTGGAACGAGGCCACGATCGACGAATCGCTCAGGTGCAGTCCGAAGCCGCCCGCACTCTTGCCGGCACAGAAGTGCGCGGCGCTGTCCATAGGGAGATCCTCGTGCACCATCACGTCGCACTGCAGGGTGATGCCCTCGCCCGCCCAGGTGTCATCCGACCAGGTCGAGATGTCATCAGTGCGCGGCATGCCGGTGTCAGCCCACGCACTCTGGAGAGGGTAGAAGGCATGGTCGTTCGCGCCGTCTGTGGTGTATGCGTAACTGGGCTGGCTCGCGAACGCGGTGCTGCGTGCGATGTCTGCCGAGCCCGTCACCTGCGGTTCGCGAGCAGCGGGCGAGTGGTCGTGGAACGGGGCATCCGGGTCGGAGAAGTCGACGTCAAGGACGTCGGCGTGCGGCAGGTCGACGTCAGGGATCGCCGGTCGCTCAGCCCGCCACAGATCCAGTACCTGCTCTTCGGTGAGCACGCTGCTCCATGCGCGTGAAGCCGCGATGTCGACGTTCCCGGGAGTTGAGAAACCGTCGGCGGTCGGCTGCCCTCCGATACCCCACTTCGGGACCGAATCGACTCGCAGTTGCGTGTACGGGCCGAGATGATTACGACCGGTTCCGGAACCATTGCCGGGTTCGACCGGAAGCTCCCAGGCGGGCTGACCGTCGAGGTAGAGCTTGATCTCACCGTCGCCCACGGTCGCTACCGCGTGCACCCATTCGCCGGGCTGCACCGGGATCGGTGCAGTTGCCGTGTTCCGGTGGGCCGACGTCGATGTGGCCTGGAACCGGAGGAACTCACCCGTTGCCGGCAGGTAGAACCCGTAGCCCTCCGGGCCGCCCGAGCAGATCCGGTTGGTCTGACCCGAGGGAACCGGGATGTCGCCGTCATAGCGGAAGAAGCACTCGAAGGTGCCGCCGTCGAGCACGTCTGCTCCGTCGACGTGTCCTGGGTCGCTGGTCGACCAGGCGTCGGGAATGTCGACGACGAGGGCACCCGTGCCAGTGCTGGTCCTGTCGTCGTCGGGCGCGAAGTCCGCGACATGACGCTGCACGGACTCGTCGTACTCGATCGACGGCGCGACGCCCTGAGTGGTCACGGTGCGGTCCCGCGTGTGCTCGACCGGGCCCTCGGAGGTGAAGTCGATGCTGAAGATGTCGGGCTCAGGCACTGTGGCGCTCGCGGTCTCAGCGACCGTCGGCTGTGTATCCGGGCTCGCAAGAGCCGGAGTGCTCACCCCCCGATCGCAAGGACCGTGAACGCAGTCACCCCCGCGACCACCTTTCGACGGCTGGCTCTGCTCACTTTCCACGTCGTCATTGGCGTGCTCCTATTAAGTGTCTGCATATCGACATTTGTATCGCACTTGTCAAGAGGAAACGGATCTATCGGCTCGTGTTCATGGCGCGTTAACACAGATTTAATTGTCGGCACCACGATTTACTGGGAAGTGGCCAACACGTGATGTCAGGTTTCGTTGAATCTCTGGAGGTGCAATTGGCTTTGTCGGTCCCGTGCGTGGCGCTTTGGATCTCCTTCTCCGTGCGGTGGCCGAGCCGGGCCAGGCAGGACCGCAGGCCGGCGTCTGGGCAGGTAACAGTGCCCTCGCTGGCAGTCTGAAGGTAGGCGGTGATGTCAGCGAGTGATCGAGCAGGCGTTCTATCACTGGGTGGTGCGTGCAGATGATGGGCCGCCGCTGTCTGCCTTTGAATATGATGAGTTCTGCCGGTTGATATAAGAGGGCAGGGAGTAGCGACAGGAGCACCATTCTGGCGAATGGTCGCAACCTGAAGATGGTCGGCGATGGTGTCTACATTTCAACCTCGCAGGGTGGCTGTACCCGGCTACCGCTGGCCGGGGTTCTATCGGAAATGGCGGGCAGTGGCGTACGGTCAGGTCGACATGCGATCGAGCGCGGCCATCGCGTCAGGAACCCAACCGGCGTCCCACCGGTGCTCGTGCTTGGAGTCGTTGGCGTAGACGTGCGGAATATCGAGGTCGTCCATGAGGTCATGGGCTGCGGTCAGGTGGTCGTACGTCCACGCGGGCGCGTTCTTGCCGAAGTTGGCGTACCCGTACAGGCCGATCCGCGGGGCGGGCCCGAGGCTCTGGCCTCGAGTCCGGAGCAGGTGCGGGATCGCGAAGTCCTGGAAGTGCTCCGCGTTCGGCCAGAAGTAGGGCATCTCCCACTGGTCGGGCTGTTCCTTCATGATCGGCGCGTCGTGGGCGGCAGCAGCGGTGAACAGGTCCGGGTACCGGAGCAGCAGTTGTAGCGCAGCCGAGCCTGCCTTGCTGTGGCCGATCAGGAGCCTGGTGGCACCTGGGTACAACCCGTTGATGAACGGCACCACGTCCTCGATGAAGTACAGAACCTGCTGGAACATCTGCTGGTCCGGTAGGTCCGTCATCCACGGCCAGTCCGAGTAGCTCGGGGCCACGGCCACCATGCCGTACCTGTTGTGCAGATCGTTCCTGAGAATCTCATCGAGGCCGTCACCCGAGCGGTGGCTGAGTTCCGGGCTGGACGGCAGCACGAACGTGACACGGCGCGGCGCCGCGGCGTCCGCCGCGTCGGGTTCGAGTACCCTGATGATCGTCTCGAACATCTGCCGATCCGACTTGACGGTGTACTGCAGGTAGTTCAGCCGCAGGGGGCCGGAGTAGTTCGCAGGCACTGGCTTCCTCTCAAGGTCTCGAACTTCGCTAGGACTTGAGGCCACCGGCGGTGAGCCCGGAGACGACGTGCCGTTGGGCGATCAGAAACAGGATCAGGACCGGCAGCACCGACAGTGTCGTGGCCGCCATCTGCACGTTCCAGCGCGGCCCTGCCAGCGGATCCTCGAAGAGCGTGAGTGCGACCGGCACGGTCAGGTTCGTCTGCGAACGCAGGTAGACCAGCGGCTCGAGGAACTGGTTCCAGCTGAACCACGCGGTGAAGACCACGGCTGAGGCGATCGCGGGCCGCACGAGCGGGAGGAAGATCTGTACCATCGTGCGTCCTCGGCTTGCGCCGTCAAGGGTCGCTGCTTCCTCGAACTCAGCCGGGAGCGTCACGAAGGCTTGACGCAGGATGAACATCGCGACCGGCGCAGTAGACAGCAGCGATGTGAACAGCACCAGCGGGAGGTAGGTGTCGATCCACCCGAGCTGTGCCGCCTGTTCGAAGAGCGGCACAATGACCGCCTCCGGAGGAATGAAGATGCCACTCAGCAGCACGACGAAGATGATCGCCGCACCCGCAGGACGTACCCGTCCGAGGGCGTAGCCGGCAGGGATCGCGACCACAAGCGTCAGCGTGCACACCAGAACCATCACGACGACCGAGTTGAGGAGCTGTCGGCCGAAGGGTTGCAGCGTGAAGACCTCGACGTAGTTGCTCCACTGGAAGAATTCAGGCAGGATCGTCGGCGGATAGCGCAAGATTTCGCTGATCGACTTCAACGACCCGCTGAGCATCCACAGGATGGGGCCGATGAACAGGAACGAAATCACGCTGAGCAGCAGGTAGCTCGGCATTCGGCGCAACGCGGCCGAACGGCGTCGATCAGTCTTCTTCATGGAAGACCAGCCTCCTTCGGATCAACCAGACGATTCCGATGAGCACGAGGACGAGCGCGAACAGGAAGACGGCGAGTGCGGCGGCGTATCCGATGTCGTTGAGCCGGAACGCCTGACGGTAGATCTCGAAGGCCAGCACCGAGGTCTGCACGCCCGGTCCGCCGTTGGTGAGCAGCAGGACAAGTTCGAACACCTTGAAAGAGCCGCTGATCATCAGCATGAACACCATCAAGACTGCTGCCGAGATCTGCGGCAGAACCACGTGGCGGAACCGCGCCCAGCGGCCCGTGCCGTCGACGCGCGCCGCGTCAATCAGGTCCTGCGGCACCCCTTGCAGAGCCCCCAGGAAGATCATCACGTTGATGCCGACGTTCTTCGTGACCTGGATGACGGCGAAGACCGCCAACGTAAGCCAACCGCCGCGCAGCCACGGTATCGGCCCGAGGCCGAATACCCCCACGATCCCGTCGAAGATTCCCTGCGGCTGCAGGATGAATCGCCAGACAAGAGTCCAGGCCACCGTGGTGATCAGGGCCGGGATGAAGATCGCCGAGCGGAAGATGTTGATACCCGGGAGCGGTTGGTTGAGCAGCATCGCCAGGGCCAACGCCAGGACGGTCCCGACGACGCTGAGCACAATGACCAAGAAGAAGGTATTCGAGAGGATGATCGACATCTCTGGATCGCTCACGATCCGGAGATAGTTCTCCCACCCGATGAACTCTCGCGTCCCGGCGAGAACGTTGACTCGGGTTGCGCTGAGCTGGATGACGCCGCCCACGGCAACGAGTCCGATGATGAGCAGGCCCAGCGTCTGCGGTGCGAGCAGTAGGTACCCGAAGGTGTTCCGCCCGGCGTCGCGACTGCTGCGACGACGCCGGGCGGAACCCTGCTGGAGCGATAAGGCCACGTTCTGATCCCCTGCCTGTCAGCCCAGGAGCGGGTCGATGTCTCCACAGACACTGGTCAGCGCTTCCTGCACGTCTGCCCCCGGCTGGTAGAGGTTGAGGTCCAACGACGAGTTCAGTGCGTCGGCGACCGCTGAGTTGTCCTCGGCAACCGGGAACACCTGACCGTTGGTCGTGATGCCGTCGATGATCGGCTGCACCAATTCGGCGGTGAGCACGTCCGAGTTCTCGACGAAGGTCCCCGGCACCAACAGACTTTCTCGGATCGGCGGAAAGGCACCGGAGTACTCTGCCATCGCGTCCTTGGTCGCAAGGAAGGTAACGAACTCGGCGGACTCCGCGGTGTGGTTCCCAGCAGCGAGCGCGACGATCGCCGCCTGTCCGGTGGCCACCACGTCGCCGGCAGGGCCGGCAGGGGTCGGGGCGATGCCCCACTCGAAATCCACCTCGCTGAGGTTCCCACTCGAGCCGAGGAACGCCGAGGTTGCCCCGACCTGACCGCCCCAGAAGTCGACCTGCCTGCCGGGGACGGGCATCGAGCCATCCTCGAACGTCATGCCGTGGAACATCGACATCGCTTCCACCATCTCCGGCGAATCCATAGTGCAAGTGGTCGCATCCTCGTTCCAGGGGGAGGCGCCATAGGCCTCCATGTACGGCAGCAGTCGTGTCCAGTTCTGGAAGTCAAAGTCGTTGAGCGCGTAGCCGGGCACCTCGAGCGCATCTCTCAGCTGCTGGGACGTTTCTCGAAACGCCTCCCAGGTCCAATTGCCTTCGGCGATGAGTTCCTCCGGATCCTTCACGCCGGCCTCGGCGTAGAGGTCCTTGTTGAAGTACATGATCAGTGGACCGGTGGAGAACGGGACCCCGTAGACCGCCTCGCCGTCCACCCAGTTCTCCAGCAGAGACGGGACGAGGTCGGGAAAGTCGAAGTCGGGTGTGGCGTCGATCGCCTCGCTGAGGTCGACGAGTGCACCCGCGCTGACATACTCGCGGCTGCTCTCGACCGGAAGCCAGCTCACGTCCGGCGGGTCACCTGCTGCGATCTGAGTCGTAAACAGCGTGTCGAGGTCCGCGAGGTTGAAGCTTTCGATTGTGACGCTGGAGACTCGAGGGCTGGCCTCGGCGAACTCGTCGCCGAGAGATTGGAACATCCCGACATGGTCGGGACTGGCCGACCAGATGGTCATCCGGAGTTCGACATCATCGCCAGTCGACTCCTCGGTGGTGCCACCGTCCGACGTGCCCGTGCACGCCGCTACCAGGCTCATGGTCGCGAGCGACGCGGCCATGAGCAGTGCGCGGGAGTGCTTACGCATGGTGATCCTCCTTGATTGGGTAGCTGGGTGCAGCGTTGCCGAGAGCTGGTGAAACGTGCGGGCCGAGTCAGCGGCGTGCATCAGTGCGAGACGAGTATAACGCTGAACCAGAATCGGAAGTCAACCCCTCGAGTCCGTTCGCCTGCTCCGAGTCTGACTTGTTGACATAGCAGTCAGTGGAGGCATAATCTCCCCTAGAACTACCCGAGGTGTGGCGCCAGTATCGCCCGTAGCGCGTCACTTTAGCGATTTACCAGAAGGGATTCTGATGAGGCGAGTCGTCGCCTATGGCCATGAGCTCGAGCGCTTCGACCCGTTGGCACGGGTCGTGACGCTCGACGACTTCGACACCGGCTTCAACGGATGGATGGATCTGACTCCGAACTTCGTGAACGCCGACTACGAGTCGTTCGACAGTGCGGTCGACCTGACCAGTTGGGCGCCGGCCATGCTCAGCTCGGCGCCGATGCGCTTCGCCGCCTCGAACGGTTCGATGGACGGCACCTACTCTCTGAAGCTGACGACGGCGCCAGCGGCTGCCCCGCACACCGAAC
It encodes:
- a CDS encoding alpha/beta hydrolase-fold protein, with amino-acid sequence MPANYSGPLRLNYLQYTVKSDRQMFETIIRVLEPDAADAAAPRRVTFVLPSSPELSHRSGDGLDEILRNDLHNRYGMVAVAPSYSDWPWMTDLPDQQMFQQVLYFIEDVVPFINGLYPGATRLLIGHSKAGSAALQLLLRYPDLFTAAAAHDAPIMKEQPDQWEMPYFWPNAEHFQDFAIPHLLRTRGQSLGPAPRIGLYGYANFGKNAPAWTYDHLTAAHDLMDDLDIPHVYANDSKHEHRWDAGWVPDAMAALDRMST
- a CDS encoding carbohydrate ABC transporter permease, which translates into the protein MKKTDRRRSAALRRMPSYLLLSVISFLFIGPILWMLSGSLKSISEILRYPPTILPEFFQWSNYVEVFTLQPFGRQLLNSVVVMVLVCTLTLVVAIPAGYALGRVRPAGAAIIFVVLLSGIFIPPEAVIVPLFEQAAQLGWIDTYLPLVLFTSLLSTAPVAMFILRQAFVTLPAEFEEAATLDGASRGRTMVQIFLPLVRPAIASAVVFTAWFSWNQFLEPLVYLRSQTNLTVPVALTLFEDPLAGPRWNVQMAATTLSVLPVLILFLIAQRHVVSGLTAGGLKS
- a CDS encoding carbohydrate ABC transporter permease produces the protein MALSLQQGSARRRRSSRDAGRNTFGYLLLAPQTLGLLIIGLVAVGGVIQLSATRVNVLAGTREFIGWENYLRIVSDPEMSIILSNTFFLVIVLSVVGTVLALALAMLLNQPLPGINIFRSAIFIPALITTVAWTLVWRFILQPQGIFDGIVGVFGLGPIPWLRGGWLTLAVFAVIQVTKNVGINVMIFLGALQGVPQDLIDAARVDGTGRWARFRHVVLPQISAAVLMVFMLMISGSFKVFELVLLLTNGGPGVQTSVLAFEIYRQAFRLNDIGYAAALAVFLFALVLVLIGIVWLIRRRLVFHEED
- a CDS encoding ABC transporter substrate-binding protein, encoding MRKHSRALLMAASLATMSLVAACTGTSDGGTTEESTGDDVELRMTIWSASPDHVGMFQSLGDEFAEASPRVSSVTIESFNLADLDTLFTTQIAAGDPPDVSWLPVESSREYVSAGALVDLSEAIDATPDFDFPDLVPSLLENWVDGEAVYGVPFSTGPLIMYFNKDLYAEAGVKDPEELIAEGNWTWEAFRETSQQLRDALEVPGYALNDFDFQNWTRLLPYMEAYGASPWNEDATTCTMDSPEMVEAMSMFHGMTFEDGSMPVPGRQVDFWGGQVGATSAFLGSSGNLSEVDFEWGIAPTPAGPAGDVVATGQAAIVALAAGNHTAESAEFVTFLATKDAMAEYSGAFPPIRESLLVPGTFVENSDVLTAELVQPIIDGITTNGQVFPVAEDNSAVADALNSSLDLNLYQPGADVQEALTSVCGDIDPLLG